In Simplicispira sp. 125, one DNA window encodes the following:
- a CDS encoding ABC transporter permease, with protein MSDSAPHIVRTDTPEGPCALLRGRWGAAELGARTQWRVLQAQLKDLPAQAPLGWDLRGLQWLDHVGAQLLWNHWGRAWPQRLALDEGQRTMLERVARYSTEAPEPEPWRLLDQVDRLGLQVLHGVDHARHLLLLVGQMLLDSLRLLRAPRRAPWRDVSGHLFRMGATALPITALVGFLIGVVLAYLMSLQLRQYGAEAFIVNILGISLIRELGPMLAAILVAGRSGSAITAQIGVMRVTEELDAMRVMGIPQGFRLVLPRALALALAMPLISVWTTLSALAGGMLAADVAMGISPAYFIHALPLAVGFGNLTLALSKSVVFGTLIALIGCHWGLRVKPDTQSLGEGTTASVVTSITMVIIVDALFAVAFKNVGF; from the coding sequence ATGTCCGACAGCGCTCCGCACATCGTTCGCACCGACACGCCCGAAGGGCCGTGCGCTTTGCTGCGTGGGCGCTGGGGGGCTGCGGAGCTGGGCGCACGCACGCAATGGCGGGTATTGCAAGCCCAGTTGAAGGACCTGCCCGCACAGGCGCCACTGGGATGGGACCTGCGTGGTTTGCAGTGGCTGGACCACGTGGGCGCGCAATTGCTTTGGAACCACTGGGGCCGAGCCTGGCCCCAGCGGCTGGCGCTGGACGAGGGCCAGCGCACCATGCTGGAGCGGGTCGCGCGCTACAGCACGGAGGCCCCCGAGCCTGAACCCTGGCGGTTGCTCGACCAGGTGGATCGCCTGGGTCTGCAGGTGCTGCACGGCGTGGACCATGCCCGCCACTTGCTGCTGCTGGTGGGGCAGATGCTGCTCGACAGCCTGCGCCTGTTGCGTGCACCGCGCCGCGCGCCCTGGCGTGATGTGTCCGGGCACCTGTTCCGCATGGGGGCCACGGCGCTGCCCATTACGGCGCTGGTAGGTTTTTTGATTGGTGTGGTGCTGGCCTATCTTATGTCCCTGCAGTTGCGCCAGTACGGTGCCGAGGCGTTCATCGTCAATATTCTGGGCATCTCGCTGATCCGCGAGTTGGGGCCCATGCTGGCCGCCATTTTGGTGGCGGGCCGTTCAGGTTCGGCCATTACGGCGCAGATCGGGGTGATGCGCGTGACCGAGGAGCTCGACGCCATGCGCGTCATGGGCATTCCCCAGGGTTTCCGGCTGGTGCTGCCGCGTGCGCTGGCGCTGGCGCTGGCCATGCCGCTGATCAGTGTGTGGACCACCTTGTCGGCGCTGGCGGGCGGCATGCTGGCCGCCGATGTGGCCATGGGGATCTCGCCCGCTTATTTCATTCATGCGCTACCGCTGGCCGTCGGGTTCGGCAACCTCACGCTGGCGTTGTCCAAATCGGTCGTGTTTGGCACGCTGATTGCCCTCATCGGCTGCCACTGGGGGCTGCGCGTCAAGCCCGATACGCAGAGCCTGGGCGAAGGCACGACGGCCTCGGTGGTTACCTCGATCACCATGGTCATCATCGTGGATGCGTTGTTTGCCGTGGCCTTCAAAAATGTGGGCTTTTGA
- a CDS encoding ABC transporter substrate-binding protein — protein MKLLKLVASAVALCAVFSAQARTLDEIKKDGKILIATEGQFAPFNFFNGTTLTGFEVDLAELVAKKMGVTIQWKTLGFDALLTGLRQDRWDLVIASHGITDERAKAVTFTEPHYCSGGMIIAMDPAIRTAKDLAGKVVAVQTGTSYLENVQKVSAIKEMKNFPTDVDARSALNSKRVDAWVTDRFVAKAVVEKNPNAGFKLGDMLFIERIAAAVAKGNQSLAQGWSKALAETMADGSYTQLSKKYFNEDVRCN, from the coding sequence ATGAAGTTGCTCAAGCTCGTTGCCTCCGCTGTGGCGCTGTGCGCCGTTTTCTCTGCCCAGGCGCGCACCCTCGACGAAATCAAAAAAGACGGCAAGATCCTCATTGCCACCGAAGGGCAATTCGCACCCTTCAACTTCTTCAACGGCACCACGCTGACCGGTTTCGAGGTCGATTTGGCCGAGCTCGTCGCCAAGAAAATGGGCGTCACCATCCAATGGAAGACCCTGGGCTTTGACGCCCTGCTCACCGGCTTGCGGCAGGACCGCTGGGATCTGGTGATTGCCTCGCACGGCATTACCGATGAGCGCGCCAAGGCCGTCACGTTCACCGAGCCGCACTACTGCTCGGGCGGCATGATCATCGCCATGGACCCGGCCATTCGCACCGCCAAGGACCTGGCAGGCAAGGTGGTGGCGGTACAGACCGGCACCAGCTATCTCGAAAATGTGCAGAAAGTTTCTGCCATCAAGGAGATGAAGAACTTCCCGACCGACGTGGATGCGCGCAGCGCACTCAACTCCAAGCGCGTGGATGCCTGGGTCACCGACCGTTTCGTGGCCAAGGCCGTCGTGGAAAAGAACCCGAATGCCGGCTTCAAGCTGGGTGACATGCTGTTCATCGAGCGCATTGCCGCCGCCGTGGCCAAGGGCAACCAATCGCTGGCGCAGGGCTGGTCCAAAGCCCTGGCCGAGACCATGGCCGACGGTAGCTACACCCAGCTTTCCAAAAAGTACTTCAACGAAGACGTGCGCTGCAACTGA
- a CDS encoding GMC family oxidoreductase N-terminal domain-containing protein — MSDTTFDYIIIGGGTAGALLCNRLSARGNRRVLLVEAGRKDDYHWIHIPVGYLYCIGNPRTDWMYQTEPDAGLNGRSLRYPRGKTLGGCSSINGMIYMRGQARDYDQWARLTGDDSWCWDQVLPDFRRHEDHWRLDKAGDASPAFARLHGNKSHGSTGEWRVERQRLRWDVLDAFAHAAQQAGIPATDDFNGGTNEGVGYFEVNQKKGWRWNTAKAFLRPTCYGRANFEMWTSAQAARLIVAPQSDGSRRCTGVQVWTGKEMVTAHARCEVVLSAGAVNSPQLLQLSGIGPAALLREHGVDVVHDLPGVGANLQDHLQIRSVYKVQSVKTLNTLASTLTGKALIGLEYALKRSGPMSMAPSQLGAFTRSSAGQAHANIEYHVQPLSLDAFGEPLHNFPAFTASVCNLNPTSRGTVQIKSGRFEDAPAIAPNYLSTPEDRQVAADSLRVTRRIVAQPALARYQPEEFKPGVQFQTDEDLTRLAGDIATTIFHPVGTTKMGQDSDPMAVLDARMRVRGIQGLRVVDAGAMPTITSGNTNSPTLMMAEKAATWIEADHPG; from the coding sequence ATGAGCGACACGACCTTCGACTACATCATCATCGGCGGCGGCACGGCGGGCGCCTTGCTGTGCAACCGCCTGAGCGCCCGCGGCAACCGGCGCGTGCTGCTCGTCGAAGCGGGCCGCAAAGACGACTACCACTGGATCCACATCCCCGTGGGCTACCTGTATTGCATCGGCAACCCGCGCACCGACTGGATGTACCAGACCGAGCCCGATGCCGGACTCAATGGCCGCAGCCTGCGCTACCCGCGCGGCAAGACGCTGGGCGGCTGCAGCAGCATCAACGGCATGATCTACATGCGGGGCCAGGCGCGCGACTACGACCAGTGGGCCCGCCTCACGGGCGATGACAGCTGGTGCTGGGACCAGGTGCTGCCGGACTTCCGTCGCCACGAAGACCATTGGCGCCTGGACAAGGCCGGCGATGCCTCTCCTGCGTTTGCACGCCTGCATGGCAACAAATCCCACGGCAGCACAGGCGAATGGCGCGTGGAGCGCCAGCGCCTGCGCTGGGACGTGCTGGACGCCTTTGCCCATGCCGCGCAGCAGGCCGGCATACCCGCCACCGACGACTTCAACGGCGGCACCAACGAAGGCGTGGGCTATTTCGAGGTCAACCAGAAAAAGGGCTGGCGCTGGAACACCGCCAAGGCTTTCCTGCGCCCCACCTGCTACGGTCGTGCCAACTTCGAAATGTGGACCAGCGCGCAGGCCGCGCGCCTCATCGTGGCACCCCAAAGCGATGGCAGCCGCCGCTGCACGGGCGTGCAAGTCTGGACCGGCAAAGAGATGGTGACCGCACATGCCCGCTGCGAAGTGGTGCTGAGCGCGGGCGCCGTTAACTCGCCACAGTTGCTGCAGCTCTCGGGCATCGGCCCGGCAGCGCTGCTGCGCGAGCACGGTGTGGACGTGGTGCACGACCTGCCCGGCGTGGGGGCGAATCTGCAAGACCACCTGCAGATCCGCTCGGTCTACAAAGTGCAAAGCGTCAAGACCCTGAACACCCTGGCAAGCACGCTGACCGGCAAGGCCCTGATCGGCCTGGAATACGCCCTCAAGCGCAGTGGTCCCATGAGCATGGCGCCCTCGCAACTCGGCGCCTTCACGCGCAGCAGCGCCGGCCAAGCCCACGCAAACATCGAATACCACGTCCAGCCCCTCTCGCTGGATGCGTTTGGCGAACCGCTGCACAACTTCCCTGCTTTCACCGCCAGCGTGTGCAACCTGAACCCGACCAGCCGGGGCACGGTGCAGATCAAAAGCGGCCGTTTCGAGGACGCCCCGGCCATCGCGCCCAACTATCTGAGCACCCCCGAAGACCGCCAGGTGGCCGCTGACAGCCTGCGCGTGACGCGCCGTATCGTTGCGCAGCCGGCCCTGGCCCGCTACCAACCCGAAGAATTCAAGCCGGGCGTGCAATTCCAGACCGATGAAGACCTCACGCGCCTGGCGGGCGACATTGCCACCACCATCTTCCACCCCGTGGGCACCACGAAGATGGGGCAGGACAGTGACCCGATGGCCGTGCTCGATGCACGCATGCGCGTGCGCGGCATCCAGGGACTGCGCGTGGTGGATGCGGGCGCCATGCCCACCATCACCAGTGGCAACACCAACTCCCCCACGCTGATGATGGCCGAGAAGGCCGCCACCTGGATTGAGGCCGACCATCCTGGCTAA
- a CDS encoding nucleotidyltransferase family protein: protein MNGATPPLSATPQPAALLLAAGRGERMRPLTDTTPKPLLAVQGRPLLEWHLQALAQAGVPRVVINTAWLGEQISDYFQDHFDLQGTPKKRNALSISYSHEGRDFGGALETAGGIARALPLLSNMFWLAAGDVYAPDFRFDAAAANTFAASSMLAHLWLVPNPAHNARGDFGLSPEGLALNLAPGDPAHRYTYSTIALLRAELFAPPWCDIPPGNPQGVKAPLAPLLRSAMDNGRVSAQLYTGRWTDVGTPERLAELNTIAPAP, encoded by the coding sequence ATGAACGGCGCCACACCTCCCTTGTCCGCGACCCCACAGCCTGCGGCTTTGCTACTGGCCGCCGGTCGTGGAGAGCGCATGCGGCCCCTGACCGATACCACGCCAAAGCCCCTTCTGGCCGTGCAAGGCAGGCCGTTGCTGGAGTGGCACTTGCAGGCCCTGGCCCAGGCCGGCGTGCCGCGTGTGGTCATCAATACGGCCTGGCTGGGCGAGCAGATCAGCGACTATTTTCAAGATCATTTTGATCTACAGGGCACACCCAAAAAGCGCAACGCGCTATCGATTTCATACTCGCACGAAGGACGCGATTTTGGCGGTGCGCTGGAGACGGCGGGCGGCATTGCGCGTGCATTGCCGCTGCTGAGCAACATGTTCTGGCTGGCCGCAGGCGACGTCTATGCGCCCGACTTCCGCTTCGACGCTGCAGCCGCCAACACGTTTGCCGCCAGCAGCATGCTGGCCCACCTGTGGTTGGTGCCCAACCCGGCGCACAACGCGCGCGGTGACTTCGGCCTCTCGCCCGAAGGCCTGGCGTTGAACCTGGCGCCCGGCGACCCTGCGCACCGCTACACCTACAGCACCATCGCACTGCTGCGCGCTGAACTGTTCGCGCCGCCCTGGTGTGATATTCCCCCTGGCAACCCCCAGGGTGTCAAAGCCCCTCTGGCCCCGCTGCTGCGTAGTGCCATGGACAATGGCCGCGTCAGCGCGCAGCTCTACACCGGTCGATGGACGGATGTAGGCACCCCCGAGCGGCTGGCTGAACTCAACACAATCGCCCCTGCGCCATGA
- a CDS encoding CsbD family protein yields the protein MNEDRIKGNWKQFTGKVQEQWGKLTNDDLDVIAGRREQFIGKLQERHGLVRDAAEKQLKEWQARHPEFRFND from the coding sequence ATGAATGAAGACCGTATCAAAGGCAACTGGAAGCAATTTACCGGCAAGGTCCAGGAGCAATGGGGCAAGCTAACCAACGACGATCTGGACGTGATTGCAGGCCGTCGCGAGCAGTTCATCGGCAAGCTCCAGGAGCGCCATGGACTGGTGCGCGACGCCGCCGAGAAGCAGCTCAAGGAGTGGCAAGCACGCCACCCTGAATTCCGTTTCAACGACTGA
- a CDS encoding aminopeptidase P N-terminal domain-containing protein: protein MTLTVPHSVYAERRARLAAQLGTDGIAIVPTAPERMRNRDSDFLYRHDSYFYYLTGFTEPGACLVLAQDGKSTLFCNPKDPEREIWDGYRLGPDAAVPALGIDAAYSAVELDQRLPRMLENRACVWYPFATHSGLAARVDSWLTPVRARVRYGALCPARQADLCLLLDEMRLVKDAHELALMRHASDISAAAHIRAMRRCARMLRAGENMREYHLDAELLHAFRDQGSQAPAYGSIVAAGANACVLHYRADKAPVRDGELVLIDAGCEFDGYASDITRTFPANGRFTGPQRALYELVLASQEAAVAATRAGARFNAPHEATVAVLAQGLLDLGLLDKRQHGTAQDVIERRAYFQFYMHRTSHWLGMDVHDCGSYVEPSEVGQTSERRDPLSGEIIVDRPSRILRTGMVLTIEPGLYVRPAPGVPEAFHHLGIRIEDDAVVQQEGCELITRGVPVQPDAIEALMRD, encoded by the coding sequence ATGACCCTGACCGTGCCCCATTCCGTCTACGCCGAACGCCGCGCGCGCCTGGCCGCCCAACTGGGCACCGATGGCATCGCCATCGTCCCCACCGCACCCGAGCGCATGCGCAACCGCGACAGCGATTTTCTGTACCGCCACGACAGCTACTTCTACTACCTCACGGGCTTTACAGAGCCCGGCGCCTGCCTGGTACTGGCGCAGGACGGCAAGAGCACGCTGTTCTGCAATCCCAAGGACCCTGAGCGCGAGATCTGGGACGGCTACCGCCTCGGACCGGACGCCGCCGTACCCGCGCTGGGCATCGATGCAGCGTATTCCGCGGTCGAACTGGACCAGCGCCTGCCGCGCATGCTGGAGAACCGCGCCTGCGTCTGGTACCCGTTTGCCACGCACTCGGGCCTGGCGGCACGTGTGGACAGCTGGTTGACGCCGGTGCGTGCCCGTGTGCGCTACGGCGCGCTCTGCCCGGCGCGGCAGGCTGATTTGTGCCTGCTGCTGGACGAGATGCGCCTAGTGAAAGATGCGCACGAGCTGGCCCTGATGCGCCACGCCAGCGACATCAGCGCCGCCGCCCACATTCGCGCCATGCGGCGCTGCGCCCGCATGCTGCGGGCAGGCGAGAACATGCGCGAGTACCACCTCGATGCCGAACTGCTGCACGCATTTCGTGACCAAGGCTCGCAAGCCCCCGCGTACGGCTCCATCGTCGCTGCCGGGGCGAATGCCTGCGTGCTGCACTACCGCGCCGACAAGGCGCCCGTGCGCGATGGCGAGCTGGTGCTGATCGACGCAGGCTGTGAGTTCGATGGCTACGCCAGCGACATCACACGCACCTTTCCGGCCAACGGGCGTTTCACCGGGCCGCAGCGCGCGCTGTACGAACTGGTGCTGGCCAGCCAGGAAGCCGCCGTGGCGGCAACACGCGCGGGCGCGCGCTTCAACGCGCCGCACGAGGCCACGGTGGCGGTGCTGGCGCAAGGCCTGCTGGACCTGGGCCTGCTGGACAAGCGCCAGCATGGCACGGCGCAGGATGTGATCGAGCGCCGCGCCTACTTCCAATTCTATATGCACCGCACCAGCCACTGGCTGGGCATGGACGTGCACGACTGCGGCAGCTACGTGGAGCCGTCAGAGGTGGGCCAGACCAGCGAGCGCCGCGACCCGCTGTCGGGTGAAATCATCGTGGACCGCCCCAGCCGCATCCTGCGCACAGGCATGGTGCTGACCATCGAACCCGGCTTGTATGTACGCCCGGCGCCCGGCGTGCCCGAGGCCTTCCACCACCTGGGCATCCGCATCGAAGACGATGCCGTCGTACAGCAGGAGGGCTGTGAGCTGATCACGCGCGGCGTGCCGGTGCAGCCCGACGCGATCGAAGCGCTGATGCGCGACTGA
- a CDS encoding ABC-type transport auxiliary lipoprotein family protein: MNAPKLIANSALWTGVTAVFSLIVLAGCSALPAAPERPVLYDFGPGLQEPAPAQPQAALPPLALATVDSAGLPEGSTAVHYRLAYADAQQLRPYQAARWSQPPIQLVRQSLQARLGQRRTVIGMAGALAGARANGQPPAVLRVELEEFSQVFASAQHSDGLVRLRATLTQPSALGENLLAQRLFIVRQPATRPDAQGGTQALAQATEQVAREVAEWLEQAGR, from the coding sequence ATGAATGCTCCTAAATTAATAGCTAACAGCGCTTTGTGGACGGGCGTTACAGCCGTTTTTTCTTTGATTGTTTTGGCGGGATGCTCGGCCCTGCCTGCGGCGCCTGAACGCCCGGTGCTGTACGACTTTGGCCCGGGCTTGCAAGAACCTGCCCCCGCGCAGCCACAGGCCGCACTGCCGCCCCTGGCGCTGGCCACGGTGGACAGTGCCGGGCTGCCCGAGGGCAGCACCGCCGTGCACTATCGCCTGGCCTACGCGGATGCCCAGCAATTGCGCCCCTACCAGGCCGCCCGCTGGAGTCAGCCGCCCATCCAGCTGGTGCGCCAGAGCCTGCAGGCCCGGCTGGGCCAGCGCCGCACCGTCATCGGCATGGCGGGGGCACTGGCCGGCGCACGTGCCAACGGCCAGCCGCCAGCGGTGCTACGGGTGGAGCTCGAAGAGTTCAGCCAGGTGTTTGCCAGCGCACAGCACAGTGATGGCCTGGTGCGCCTGCGCGCCACGCTGACCCAGCCCTCGGCCCTGGGGGAGAACCTGCTGGCGCAGCGCCTGTTCATCGTGCGCCAGCCTGCCACCCGTCCGGATGCCCAGGGCGGCACGCAGGCGCTGGCGCAGGCCACCGAACAAGTGGCGCGCGAAGTGGCCGAGTGGCTGGAGCAAGCTGGGCGCTGA
- a CDS encoding ATP-binding cassette domain-containing protein, with amino-acid sequence MLPSTPAAEAVVRIEGLWSVFGKGSEAFAVHQDLSLTVNRGEMLALVGGSGTGKTVLLRQMLGLLHPARGSVTVLGRPADEMGGEGAASRVGMLFQHGALYSAFNVLDNIAFALKELGTLPADLVRDAAMVKLQMVGLKPEHATRMPADLSGGMIKRVALARALIMDPPLLLLDEPTAGLDPNGADEFCALVRELHAALGVTMVMVTHDLDTLFALASRVAVLADKKVIVSASPQEVVNFDHPFVQQFFQGERGRRAMAPPNAVKER; translated from the coding sequence GTGCTGCCATCCACCCCCGCCGCCGAAGCCGTGGTCCGCATTGAGGGGCTGTGGTCCGTCTTTGGCAAGGGCAGCGAAGCCTTTGCCGTGCACCAGGATCTGAGCCTGACCGTGAACCGCGGCGAGATGCTTGCGCTGGTGGGCGGCTCGGGCACCGGCAAGACGGTGTTGCTGCGCCAGATGCTGGGCCTGCTGCACCCGGCGCGCGGTAGCGTCACGGTGCTGGGCCGCCCGGCCGATGAAATGGGCGGCGAGGGCGCTGCCAGCCGCGTGGGTATGCTGTTCCAGCATGGCGCGCTGTATTCGGCCTTCAACGTGCTGGACAACATTGCTTTTGCCCTCAAGGAGCTGGGCACGCTGCCCGCCGATCTGGTGCGCGATGCCGCCATGGTCAAGCTGCAGATGGTCGGCCTCAAGCCCGAGCATGCCACGCGCATGCCGGCCGATCTTTCGGGGGGCATGATCAAGCGCGTGGCCCTGGCGCGCGCGCTCATCATGGACCCGCCGCTGCTGCTGCTCGATGAGCCCACCGCCGGCCTCGACCCCAATGGCGCTGACGAATTCTGTGCGCTGGTGCGTGAACTGCACGCCGCGCTGGGCGTGACCATGGTGATGGTCACGCACGATCTGGACACCCTGTTTGCCCTGGCCTCGCGCGTGGCCGTACTGGCCGACAAGAAGGTCATTGTTTCTGCATCCCCGCAAGAGGTGGTGAATTTCGATCACCCCTTTGTGCAGCAATTCTTCCAGGGCGAGCGCGGACGCCGCGCCATGGCCCCTCCCAACGCCGTCAAGGAGCGCTGA
- a CDS encoding MlaD family protein — MENKSHAFAAGIFVLVVTAMVIGLAVWLTRDSGRYQTYELSSSDGVSGLQPQAAVRYKGVSVGKVTHIGFDDQTSGNVLIRIAVSVDAPIAPTTFAVLGYQGVTGLAYVLLDDAGENYPPLPPGPSGLPRLPLRNSPFSQLSEQGPAILSQVQEATKRINLLLAEDNQRLLREALANIGQVAGSVNTLSQRLDRTVVQRLDPALAALPPLAHDASLALQSLQKAGNQVAAMATEIDRTAQRLNAPEGAIDQASRSAQSLAQAVDRFGATTLPRMERAADETSRAARMVGRAAAGVSDNPQGFLYGPGRGQPGPGETGFTPPLAQPAGQ; from the coding sequence ATGGAAAACAAGTCACATGCATTCGCCGCAGGCATTTTTGTGTTGGTTGTCACAGCCATGGTCATTGGCCTGGCCGTCTGGCTGACCCGGGACAGTGGCCGCTACCAGACCTATGAGCTCTCCAGCAGCGACGGTGTCAGCGGTCTTCAGCCGCAGGCTGCGGTGCGCTACAAGGGCGTTTCCGTAGGCAAGGTCACGCACATTGGTTTTGACGATCAGACCAGCGGCAACGTGCTGATCCGCATCGCGGTGAGCGTCGATGCACCCATTGCCCCAACCACCTTTGCCGTGTTGGGCTACCAAGGCGTCACCGGTCTGGCGTATGTGCTGCTGGACGATGCTGGCGAAAATTACCCGCCCCTGCCCCCGGGCCCCAGCGGCCTGCCCCGCCTGCCCCTGCGCAACTCGCCCTTCAGCCAGTTGTCCGAACAAGGTCCCGCCATTTTGAGCCAGGTGCAGGAGGCCACCAAGCGCATCAACCTGCTGCTGGCCGAAGACAACCAGCGCCTGCTGCGTGAGGCCCTGGCCAACATCGGCCAGGTGGCTGGCAGCGTCAACACCCTGAGCCAGCGGCTCGACCGCACCGTGGTGCAGCGCCTTGATCCGGCCCTGGCTGCGCTGCCCCCGCTGGCGCACGACGCCAGTCTGGCGCTGCAATCGCTGCAGAAGGCCGGTAACCAGGTGGCTGCCATGGCGACCGAAATCGACCGGACCGCGCAACGGCTGAATGCCCCCGAAGGGGCCATCGACCAGGCCAGCCGCAGCGCCCAATCGTTGGCACAGGCCGTGGATCGTTTTGGCGCCACCACCCTGCCCCGCATGGAGCGTGCTGCCGACGAGACGTCGCGCGCTGCGCGCATGGTTGGGCGGGCCGCCGCGGGCGTGAGCGACAACCCGCAGGGCTTTTTGTACGGTCCGGGCCGGGGACAGCCTGGGCCGGGCGAGACCGGCTTTACCCCACCCCTGGCCCAGCCCGCAGGACAATAA
- a CDS encoding amino acid ABC transporter permease, which yields MLIALWPHHWSRQQRSNATLVSALVLMVFALALLGQLLSFLPEPIGPNAQAFSAGARTTLWLTLISGSVGLVLGTSAALARTARWAALRWVASFYIWAIRGTPLLVQILFVYFALPVLVPGLNLPDFAAAVVALALNVGAYNAEAIRAGLLAVPRGQTEAARALGLGRTHVFFDVVFPQAFKIALPPLVSNFVALLKDSSLAYAIGVVELTNVGNRIQSATFQPIATLTTVAVTYLLLTTLVTQISNAIEYRFDVEGRNQ from the coding sequence ATGCTCATCGCCCTTTGGCCGCACCACTGGAGCCGCCAGCAGCGCAGCAATGCCACGCTGGTCAGTGCTCTGGTGCTGATGGTGTTCGCTCTGGCCCTTCTGGGCCAGCTTCTGTCGTTCCTGCCCGAGCCCATTGGCCCGAATGCACAAGCCTTTTCTGCAGGGGCCCGCACCACGCTGTGGCTCACGCTGATCAGCGGTAGCGTCGGACTGGTGCTGGGCACATCCGCTGCGCTGGCACGCACCGCTCGCTGGGCTGCGCTGCGCTGGGTGGCCAGCTTCTACATCTGGGCCATTCGCGGTACGCCGCTGCTGGTGCAGATCCTGTTTGTCTATTTCGCCCTGCCAGTGCTCGTCCCCGGCCTGAACCTGCCTGATTTTGCAGCGGCCGTGGTGGCATTGGCCCTGAACGTAGGCGCCTACAACGCCGAAGCCATACGGGCCGGGTTGCTGGCCGTGCCCCGGGGCCAGACCGAGGCCGCACGCGCTCTGGGCCTGGGCCGTACGCATGTGTTCTTTGACGTTGTTTTCCCCCAGGCCTTCAAGATTGCGTTGCCACCCCTGGTGAGCAATTTCGTGGCCTTGCTCAAGGATTCCTCGCTAGCGTATGCCATTGGCGTAGTGGAGTTGACCAATGTGGGCAACCGCATCCAGTCGGCCACCTTCCAGCCCATTGCCACGCTCACCACGGTGGCAGTGACCTACCTGCTGCTGACCACATTGGTGACGCAAATCTCCAACGCCATTGAATACCGCTTCGACGTGGAAGGGCGCAACCAATGA
- a CDS encoding TSUP family transporter has translation MEWILVSLASLLAGFVDAIVGGGGLILLPALFATFPSAPPATLLGTNKSASIWGTAMATWQYSRRVQIHWQAMLPAALAGFVGAFAGAWAVTVLSPDFLRKLLPLVLLAVLAYTLAKKDLGRHHVPRFAENAEWIAACAIGLSVGFYDGFFGPGTGSFFVFLFVRWLGYDFLNASASAKLLNVSTNIAALILFTYKGHVWWHFALPLAVANVVGSVLGTHMALKHGTGFVRWIFIFVVSILILKTGYDAFLR, from the coding sequence ATGGAATGGATACTGGTTTCGCTGGCCTCGTTGCTCGCCGGCTTTGTGGATGCGATCGTAGGCGGCGGCGGCCTGATTCTGCTGCCGGCATTGTTCGCCACCTTTCCGAGCGCGCCCCCTGCGACGTTGCTGGGAACAAACAAAAGCGCCTCGATCTGGGGAACGGCGATGGCCACCTGGCAATACAGCCGCCGGGTGCAAATCCACTGGCAGGCCATGCTGCCCGCCGCGCTGGCCGGCTTCGTCGGCGCCTTCGCCGGTGCCTGGGCCGTCACCGTTCTCTCACCCGATTTCCTGCGCAAGCTCCTGCCCCTGGTGCTGCTGGCCGTGCTGGCGTACACGCTGGCCAAGAAAGACCTGGGACGCCACCATGTCCCGCGTTTCGCAGAAAACGCCGAATGGATAGCCGCCTGCGCGATTGGCCTGAGCGTAGGTTTTTACGACGGCTTCTTCGGCCCGGGCACCGGTAGCTTCTTCGTATTCCTGTTCGTGCGCTGGCTGGGCTACGACTTTCTGAATGCCTCGGCATCGGCCAAGCTGCTCAATGTGTCCACGAATATCGCGGCACTGATCCTCTTCACGTACAAAGGCCATGTCTGGTGGCATTTCGCACTTCCGCTGGCGGTGGCCAATGTGGTGGGCAGCGTGCTCGGGACACACATGGCACTCAAACACGGCACCGGTTTCGTGCGCTGGATTTTCATTTTTGTGGTCAGCATTCTGATCCTCAAAACCGGCTACGACGCCTTTCTGCGTTGA